The following coding sequences lie in one Panicum virgatum strain AP13 chromosome 6N, P.virgatum_v5, whole genome shotgun sequence genomic window:
- the LOC120680028 gene encoding transcription factor bHLH137-like isoform X2, with protein sequence MSSTNEQPAFISSTSCQQRSLFSKETKRHSKQLQAQRSSMADFSSHHSLLLKMPAALTNGHSPNLASLLFYGQNHGQGTTVNGNAASGTAAVMAEDASLESSSAVVGTSPQGSASPMDRKRKATEDSATLSSAHSKDCNQEGKRKRGKKSNKEAEEKSTTDDEAPKGYIHVRARRGQATDSHSLSERVRRERISERMRMLQALVPGCDKVTGKALILDEIINYVQSLQNQVEFLSMRIASMSPVLYGFGLDSDGLHDHAQMGGMFQEALAMPGPVLSQASPAPSQAIIETTSTTPFSLQGQGAVSFSQDNGSTYLMQQAVGEPTRQELLNQLVFNMCSFQ encoded by the exons ATGAGCAGCACGAATGAGCAGCCAGCCTTTATCTCGTCCACTTCCTGCCAACAGAGGTCCCTCTTCTCCAAAGAAACCAAACGCCACAGCAAACAGTTGCAGGCACAGAGATCTTCAATGGCGGACTTCTCATCGCACCACTCtctcctcctcaagatgccTGCAGCTTTAACCAATGGTCACTCCCCCAACCTCGCAAGCCTCTTGTTCTACGGCCAAAACCATGGCCAAGGAACTACGGTGAATGGAAATGCAGCGTCTGGAACAGCAGCGGTCATGGCGGAGGACGCTTCGCTTGAGAGCTCCTCTGCAGTGGTCGGCACCTCCCCTCAAGGAAGTGCATCTCCAATGGACAGGAAGAGGAAGGCCACAGAGGACAGTGCCACACTGAGCTCTGCTCACTCCAAG GATTGCAATCAGGAGGGCAAGAGGAAGAGGGGGAAGAAGTCCAACAAGGAGGCTGAGGAGAAGAGCACCACTGATGATGAGGCCCCCAAGGGGTACATCCATGTGAGGGCAAGGCGGGGTCAGGCAACAGACAGCCACAGCCTTTCAGAAAGG gTGAGGAGAGAGAGGATCAGTGAGAGGATGAGGATGCTGCAAGCACTGGTCCCCGGTTGTGATAAG GTTACTGGAAAGGCCCTGATTTTGGATGAGATCATCAATTATGTGCAGTCCTTGCAGAACCAAGTTGAG TTCCTTTCCATGAGGATTGCCTCTATGAGCCCAGTTTTGTATGGGTTTGGACTGGACAGTGATGGCCTTCATGACCATGCACAA ATGGGAGGCATGTTCCAAGAAGCCCTTGCAATGCCTGGTCCAGTGCTGAGCCAAGCTAGCCCAGCTCCATCACAAGCCATCATAGAGACTACTTCCACCACACCCTTCTCACTCCAGGGCCAGGGTGCCGTCTCTTTCTCTCAG GACAACGGCAGCACTTACCTGATGCAACAAGCAGTGGGGGAGCCAACAAGGCAGGAGCTGCTCAACCAGTTGGTGTTCAACATGTGCTCTTTCCAGTAG
- the LOC120680028 gene encoding transcription factor bHLH137-like isoform X1, translating into MSSTNEQPAFISSTSCQQRSLFSKETKRHSKQLQAQRSSMADFSSHHSLLLKMPAALTNGHSPNLASLLFYGQNHGQGTTVNGNAASGTAAVMAEDASLESSSAVVGTSPQGSASPMDRKRKATEDSATLSSAHSKDCNQEGKRKRGKKSNKEAEEKSTTDDEAPKGYIHVRARRGQATDSHSLSERVRRERISERMRMLQALVPGCDKVTGKALILDEIINYVQSLQNQVEFLSMRIASMSPVLYGFGLDSDGLHDHAQKMGGMFQEALAMPGPVLSQASPAPSQAIIETTSTTPFSLQGQGAVSFSQDNGSTYLMQQAVGEPTRQELLNQLVFNMCSFQ; encoded by the exons ATGAGCAGCACGAATGAGCAGCCAGCCTTTATCTCGTCCACTTCCTGCCAACAGAGGTCCCTCTTCTCCAAAGAAACCAAACGCCACAGCAAACAGTTGCAGGCACAGAGATCTTCAATGGCGGACTTCTCATCGCACCACTCtctcctcctcaagatgccTGCAGCTTTAACCAATGGTCACTCCCCCAACCTCGCAAGCCTCTTGTTCTACGGCCAAAACCATGGCCAAGGAACTACGGTGAATGGAAATGCAGCGTCTGGAACAGCAGCGGTCATGGCGGAGGACGCTTCGCTTGAGAGCTCCTCTGCAGTGGTCGGCACCTCCCCTCAAGGAAGTGCATCTCCAATGGACAGGAAGAGGAAGGCCACAGAGGACAGTGCCACACTGAGCTCTGCTCACTCCAAG GATTGCAATCAGGAGGGCAAGAGGAAGAGGGGGAAGAAGTCCAACAAGGAGGCTGAGGAGAAGAGCACCACTGATGATGAGGCCCCCAAGGGGTACATCCATGTGAGGGCAAGGCGGGGTCAGGCAACAGACAGCCACAGCCTTTCAGAAAGG gTGAGGAGAGAGAGGATCAGTGAGAGGATGAGGATGCTGCAAGCACTGGTCCCCGGTTGTGATAAG GTTACTGGAAAGGCCCTGATTTTGGATGAGATCATCAATTATGTGCAGTCCTTGCAGAACCAAGTTGAG TTCCTTTCCATGAGGATTGCCTCTATGAGCCCAGTTTTGTATGGGTTTGGACTGGACAGTGATGGCCTTCATGACCATGCACAA AAGATGGGAGGCATGTTCCAAGAAGCCCTTGCAATGCCTGGTCCAGTGCTGAGCCAAGCTAGCCCAGCTCCATCACAAGCCATCATAGAGACTACTTCCACCACACCCTTCTCACTCCAGGGCCAGGGTGCCGTCTCTTTCTCTCAG GACAACGGCAGCACTTACCTGATGCAACAAGCAGTGGGGGAGCCAACAAGGCAGGAGCTGCTCAACCAGTTGGTGTTCAACATGTGCTCTTTCCAGTAG